One genomic window of Muntiacus reevesi chromosome 4, mMunRee1.1, whole genome shotgun sequence includes the following:
- the BTG1 gene encoding protein BTG1, with protein sequence MHPFYSRAATMIGEIAAAVSFISKFLRTKGLTSERQLQTFSQSLQELLAEHYKHHWFPEKPCKGSGYRCIRINHKMDPLIGQAAQRIGLSSQELFRLLPSELTLWVDPYEVSYRIGEDGSICVLYEASPAGGSTQNSTNVQMVDSRISCKEELLLGRTSPSKNYNMMTVSG encoded by the exons aTGCATCCCTTCTACAGTCGGGCCGCCACCATGATAGGCGAGATCGCCGCCGCCGTGTCCTTCATCTCTAAGTTCCTCCGCACCAAGGGGCTCACGAGCGAGCGACAACTGCAGACCTTCAGCCAGAGCCTGCAGGAGCTGCTGGCAG AACATTATAAACATCACTGGTTCCCGGAGAAGCCCTGCAAGGGATCAGGTTACCGTTGTATTCGCATCAACCATAAAATGGATCCTCTGATTGGACAGGCCGCGCAGCGGATTGGACTGAGCAGTCAGGAGCTGTTCAGGCTTCTCCCAAGTGAACTCACGCTCTGGGTTGACCCGTACGAGGTGTCCTACAGAATTGGCGAGGATGGCTCCATCTGTGTGCTGTACGAAGCCTCACCAGCAGGAGGTAGCACCCAAAACAGCACCAACGTGCAAATGGTAGACAGCAGAATCAGCTGTAAGGAGGAACTTCTCTTGGGCAGAACAAGCCCTTCCAAAAACTACAATATGATGACTGTATCAGGTTAA